One Ricinus communis isolate WT05 ecotype wild-type chromosome 2, ASM1957865v1, whole genome shotgun sequence DNA segment encodes these proteins:
- the LOC8267890 gene encoding uncharacterized protein LOC8267890, with the protein MVGVFMRSLSFPNKNPNRPSKPPLSHHIRSISLPCRSHPLIFQLKDAIHKLKVWSSKSDNRTSSWLCDGLTSLKALHDSLDDILHLPQTQESLRRHPKWIEKLLDDFLRFVDVYGTFQTSFLSLKEDQLAAQVAVRKRDDSKIALYIKSRKKMAKEMSKLAYTVRDISRCYVPGLDKLSIADAELVGVIGDVIEVTMSVTVALCNGISQSISSRKSSWIGLRLPTRAKKAKVEEGIQEFQEVGVESLWGLRKKGDEEVRMVLKRMRDLEGCISGIESGGEKVFRSLINTKVALLNSLTVQ; encoded by the coding sequence atggTAGGCGTTTTCATGCGTTCTCTTTCATTTCCTAACAAAAACCCCAACCGCCCATCAAAACCGCCCCTCTCTCATCACATCAGATCCATCAGTCTTCCATGCAGATCACACCCTTTAATTTTCCAGCTCAAGGATGCGATCCACAAGCTCAAAGTCTGGTCTTCCAAATCTGATAACCGCACTTCTTCTTGGCTTTGTGATGGCTTGACTAGCCTTAAAGCGCTTCACGATTCCCTTGATGATATTCTTCACCTCCCTCAGACTCAAGAATCCCTTCGCCGCCACCCTAAATGGATTGAGAAGCTTCTTGATGATTTTCTTCGCTTTGTTGATGTTTACGGAACCTTCCAGACATCCTTCCTGTCTCTCAAAGAAGATCAGCTCGCCGCTCAAGTTGCTGTCAGAAAGAGAGACGACTCCAAGATTGCTTTGTACATTAAATCCCGCAAGAAAATGGCTAAAGAAATGTCTAAACTCGCGTACACAGTTCGCGACATTTCACGATGTTATGTTCCTGGATTGGATAAATTGTCTATTGCTGATGCTGAGCTAGTTGGTGTTATTGGAGATGTTATTGAAGTAACAATGTCGGTTACAGTTGCTCTATGTAATGGAATCTCACAGTCAATCTCTTCAAGAAAATCGTCGTGGATTGGACTGAGGTTGCCTACGAGAGCAAAGAAAGCCAAGGTTGAGGAAGGAATTCAAGAATTTCAAGAGGTTGGGGTGGAGAGTTTGTGGGGGttgagaaagaaaggagaTGAAGAAGTGAGAATGGTTTTGAAAAGAATGCGAGATTTAGAAGGTTGTATTAGTGGCATTGAAAGTGGAGGTGAGAAAGTCTTTAGGAGTTTGATTAACACTAAGGTTGCACTACTCAACAGCCTCACAGTACAGTAG
- the LOC8267891 gene encoding uncharacterized protein LOC8267891, whose translation MRVERRSERQREKKKRKMETDREKQEREGTLNQPPQLTAMKPVTHDAYGGGMYGSEADEPQKESKKPASDTQSADGPAEKTTEPKHKPPPSTGDRDLDITGQSYIQ comes from the coding sequence ATGAGAGTAGAAAGAAGAAGCGAAAggcaaagagaaaaaaagaaaagaaaaatggaaacgGATCGAGAGAAGCAAGAGCGAGAAGGGACCCTAAATCAGCCACCCCAACTTACAGCAATGAAACCGGTGACTCATGATGCGTACGGTGGTGGAATGTACGGCAGTGAAGCTGATGAACCCcaaaaagaaagcaagaagCCAGCTAGTGACACCCAAAGTGCTGATGGCCCGGCAGAGAAGACCACGGAGCCCAAGCACAAACCTCCACCTTCCACTGGTGATCGGGATCTTGATATCACT